Proteins from a genomic interval of Hemicordylus capensis ecotype Gifberg chromosome 14, rHemCap1.1.pri, whole genome shotgun sequence:
- the EFEMP2 gene encoding EGF-containing fibulin-like extracellular matrix protein 2: MGPVSFLLLTTLLAAAFSQEPEEPDTLTECTDGYKWDPETQHCKDVNECELIPHACKGEMKCINHYGGYLCLPRSASVINDVNAERASPPSPARLRPPRPPLSGPRQNACPQGYEPDRHGSCLDTDECEYDLHDCQPSQECINTPGGFHCQCPDGYRKIGTECVDIDECRYRYCQHRCVNSPGSFSCQCEPGFQLASNNRSCVDVNECEMGAPCEQRCFNTYGTFICRCNQGYELDHDGFTCKDIDECSYSTFLCQFQCVNEPGHFSCACPQGYQQLSTRLCQDINECEAGTHQCTETQNCVNFHGGYRCVEKNRCQEPYVQVSENRCLCPATNPLCREKPSSIVHRYMSITADRTVPSDIFQIQATSVFPGAYNTFQIRSGNEQGEFYIRQINNISAMLVLARPVTGPREFVLDLEMLTMNTLMSYRSSSVLRLTVFVGAHSF, from the exons ATGGGGCCAGTTTCATTCCTCCTCCTGACGACACTCCTGGCAGCCGCATTTTCCCAAGAACCGGAGGAACCCGACACTTTGACG GAATGTACGGATGGTTACAAATGGGATCCCGAGACTCAACACTGCAAAG ATGTGAACGAATGTGAGCTCATCCCCCACGCCTGCAAAGGGGAGATGAAATGCATCAACCATTACGGGGGCTACCTCTGCCTCCCGCGTTCGGCCTCCGTGATCAACGATGTGAACGCCGAAAGAGCCTCCCCTCCCAGCCCAGCTCGGCTCAGGCCCCCCCGGCCCCCTCTCTCCGGACCCCGGCAGAACGCCTGCCCCCAGGGCTACGAGCCAGACAGACACGGATCCTGCTTGG ACACGGACGAGTGCGAATATGACCTGCACGACTGTCAACCGAGCCAGGAGTGCATCAACACACCCGGCGGCTTCCATTGCCAGTGCCCTGACGGCTACCGGAAGATCGGCACCGAATGCGTGG ACATAGACGAATGCCGGTACCGTTACTGCCAGCACCGCTGTGTCAACTCCCCAGGCTCTTTTTCTTGCCAGTGCGAACCAGGCTTCCAGTTAGCGAGCAACAACCGCTCGTGTGTGG ATGTGAATGAGTGTGAGATGGGAGCCCCGTGCGAGCAGCGCTGCTTTAACACCTATGGCACCTTCATCTGCCGCTGCAACCAGGGCTACGAACTGGATCACGATGGCTTCACCTGCAAAG ACATTGACGAATGCAGCTACTCCACCTTCCTGTGCCAGTTCCAGTGTGTGAACGAACCAGGACACTTCTCTTGTGCCTGCCCCCAAGGGTACCAGCAACTGAGCACCCGCCTCTGTCAAG ACATTAACGAGTGTGAGGCGGGAACCCACCAGTGTACTGAGACGCAGAACTGCGTCAACTTCCACGGCGGATATCGCTGCGTGGAGAAGAACCGTTGCCAGGAACCGTACGTGCAAGTCTCTGAAAA CCGCTGCCTCTGCCCAGCCACGAACCCGCTCTGCCGAGAGAAGCCGTCGTCCATCGTCCACCGATACATGAGCATCACGGCGGATCGGACGGTGCCCTCGGACATCTTCCAGATCCAAGCCACCAGCGTGTTCCCTGGGGCCTACAACACATTCCAGATCCGCTCAGGCAACGAACAGGGAGAGTTCTATATCCGG CAAATCAACAACATCAGTGCCATGCTGGTCTTGGCCCGTCCCGTCACAGGCCCCCGCGAGTTTGTCTTGGATTTAGAGATGCTCACCATGAACACCCTGATGAGCTACCGGTCCAGCTCCGTGCTACGTCTGACGGTCTTCGTGGGAGCCCATTCGTTCTAG